The Prinia subflava isolate CZ2003 ecotype Zambia chromosome 2, Cam_Psub_1.2, whole genome shotgun sequence genomic sequence GCTTGGAGGACCTGGTCCTTTAAGGGGACACCAGTTAGCAGAGGTTGTGACACACAAGCTTAGcaacatttgttttttctttcactggcATTCAGCAATAGACTTGTTCTTCATTCAGGACATATGGTGATGAGTGCAGTGTAGTACTGCCAGCTTCATTGCTGCCTTACACTTTGTTCCTGCAAAACCTTTTTATTGAGGTTTTTTATGAATCCTTGGGCAAAACCTCCACTGATTTCAAAGAGTTTTGGTTAAGGACTCAAGGCATTAATTCTGTGTGATTAACTTAATTTACTTTGCTGCTGCATCTCCCTTAAAGTAGGCAAATGTTTTTGGTCTCATcactgttaaaaagaaaatattttttgactgcatattgtttttcatttcaggagACAGACTTTGTTTGCTTTGATGGAGGAAGGGATGACTTTGATAATTATAATGTGGATGAACTTCTGAAGTCATTGCAAGAGACAACAGCAAATGAAGGGGAAACTGAATCGAGTGATCCAGAGACAAAACCAGCTGAAGGAATTGAGAAGGAGAACGAGGCTGAACAGACTGATAGAGGAAAATCCCTTGGTGCTTTGGAGACAGACAGTCTTGAGCGAAgtgctgaagaagaaaaggaaaaccttgCCTTGACAGACAAAGTTGGCAATTCTCTTACAGAAGGAACTGAAAATACTGGGGGAGACTCCAGTGTCAATAGTCACAAAGAAAACTCTCAGGGAGATCAAATTGCACATGAGCACTTGAAAGGAATGCTACATGGGAAATTAAAAGGGCTAGAAAGTGAAAATACCAAAAACACTAGTATTCCTCAGGGTGAAACCAGCCAACTTGACCAAGAGAATGAAGAAGTCAATGCCTATACCCTCTTAAACAGAGAGCTCTCTGTgaacttaaaaacaaaatttggtTCAACTGCTGATGCTGTTGTATCAGATGATGAAGTGACTCGCCTTGTTACGTCACTGGAAGATGATTTAAATGAAGATTTGAGCATTAATCCTCACAACGAAGAGGAGGAGCCAGAGTTTGCAGATCAGTCTGCAGAAATCCCATTGCTGTCTTTTACAGCAGAAGATGAAATTACATCCCCTGTGGATTTAGAAGATGATGGAAACTATGATGTTGAGTCACAAAATCATGAACCTGATGAAGATGCAAAGGGTGCTACGAAGCTAAATAACCAAAGAGACAATGGGGAAGAACCCGATTCAGATGCATCAGTTCTTAAGGATGCCTTCAGCAAGAGCAAGAAGTCGGGTGACAGTGAAAGTGCAGACAGGTCTGAATCTaaacaaataaaagagaaacagGATGAGGTGGTGCTAATTAATAAAAGAGAAGCACCAGCAACAACTCAGCCTGAGGATCTCTCCAAAGAACCCCTTGGAGAGGAACCTGTGGGTGTGGGTGATCTGGgttcaaaagaaaaagccaacaaaacTGATCAGTTGGAAGAGCAGCTCACTGATGGAACGGAGTCACAttctgcagcactgaaaggTACAGCTGTGCCTGATCCTCACGCTTTGCCTAGTCCAGGCAGTGCTCTGGAGTCCAAATCATTTcttaaaaagaaggaagatgCTTCAGAACCGTCTGATGATGATATCAACAAAAGTCCTGATAGAGTTCCACTTGCTCCAGTAGAGAAAAGTGAGAAACAGTTTGAGGGTGGTACCTTGGAGGAGTCCTTGGAAAGTGATTTAAAGCACAAAAGATCATGGgagaaaacaatggaaaagGGAGAAGCCGAGAACAAGCTTCCAGTTGATGTTCCAGCCAAAGCAATGGAAGAGGTAAAAAATGCATCTCAAGGTGATCTAGGAGATACTGACCTCTTGAGACAGAAAGTGGAGCATGGAGTGCCTGCTGTGGAGGAAGAACTTCTAAGACATGAAGAAGACTttaaaaaagcagggaaaattgaccatgaaaataaaaatcctgcCTCTTCTAACaaagaactggaaataaaaaagagacaCATGAAAGAAACCCCAGTAGGGGGAGAAGACCCAAGCTATAGTGGAACTGTTGAGCAACCTAGGCCATGGGAAAATGAGACTGAGTATTCAGAGGCAGATGTGAATGAAAACCTTTCAAGAAATCTTGGCAAGATGCCACTGTTTAAAGAAAGCACCGAGAAAAGTTCCCCTGAAGAAGAAGTGAAAAGCACCACGCAGAACAGTAATACTGAGAATCTTACTCGGCAAGGAACTGCTCATCCTGAGGATGCGGGATCAGACAGAAATCTTGGCAAAGATTTGGCTAAAGAAACAACACAAAGAGCAGAATTGCAATCTGAAGAGCCAGATGCTGGAGATGACCCTGATCTCAGACAAGCAGATGATGAGCTACTGGAAGATGAGAATGCAGCAAGTGCAAAGCTGTCACAAGCGAGGGCTGCAACTGTCCAGGATAGTACACTAAGTGGTGAAAATACAAATCCTGAATTAGAAGGACTAAgtgaagctgtgtcaggaacCCCAAATCCTACTTCCAAAACAGAAGAGGAAACAAATTTATTCCTTAAGGAGGATAAAACAAACAGCATGCAAAATGCAAGTGAGACTGGGAATAAAGAAGTTGATGCATCAGTGAGAAAAGATGCTAAATTGGATGACATGCAGCATGTCATGGAAGCTGATGAGGAGTCTTCTGATCCTGAGGGACCATcagttttggaagaaaataatttcacatcTCCTCACACAGAAGACAGCAATGACTTTGACCAAAGGAAAGATCATCTCCCAGAAGGCGTTTCACAGCAAGACTCAAAAGAGGTGCAAAATTCAGAGCAAATGAGAAATTACCACCAGCACACTGtgcctgcccccagccctgctgacagCTCAGAAGCCCCCCGTGACACTGTGACAGACTTCAGTGAGTCTGTGAAGCGGCTCTCCATAATGAGAGCTTTCCTTGACGAGAAGCGCGTGATGCGCCTGCAGAAGTACCTCGGCCTCCAGGACGTGGTCAGGATCGAGGCCATGTTCCACGACATGGAGGTGGAGATGGAGCTGGCTCGGAAGGCCAGCCAGAATAACGAAGATCTAGAGAAAGCTCTGGATGAGATACTGGAGTTCTCAGAATCGAGCATTATGGATGTTGTAGGAAAAGTTCTGGATTCCAGGGTAGCAGAAAATAAGGAGGAGGTGGTGAAGGAGATGGATTTGTATGATGAGGAGAGTGCACTGATGGATGATATTCAAGAATTAATATATTCATTAAGGAGTAAACATTCATCTGCTGGTGAGAGTGTCCCACTTGCTTCTCCTCCAGAACAGGAAGATTACCAGCTGCACATTCAAGGTAGGATGTTAAATCAGTTAATAAATAGATGAAATGGAAGTAAAACCCTGTCCCGAGCAACACTAACACAGAGAAGCTTTAAGAAGAGGGTGAGGAAGTAGAATTGAAAGAGGCCTTGTGCAATAACCTGggattttgcttatttttaatgcatgttATTAGCATTGTGATGAGAGTGGCTCAGGGACAAATTTCCTAAGGGAAGAGACTGAGTTCAGCACACCTGTACTTATGGACCAGGTTCTGTGTAAGATAAGTGAGATCCGTGCATGGATATGGTTGTAAGGAGCCCCTCAGGACAAGTCTGTACCTCCTTAAGAAACAGGGATTCACATATACTAACGTGCTAAATTTTCTGGAGGGTTTAGAGCAGTCTATTTTTCTGAACTAATTATCACCTGATTGTGAGAGATCTGGTGATTAATGCAAAGTCCAGTTACTAAATCCAGGCACCTAAAATCATGGGTATCCTTATAATCATATTCTTGCCCACATTCATTGAAGAGTGCCTAAGTAGAATTACTGAACAAACAGATCTTTTGATTGGGCAAGAACGAGAGGTAGAGTCTTTTGCAAGCTTGCTGGGTTTTCTAAACAGTGTGCAAGATGTTAAGATACACTTTTAGCAAGGCTCCTCTTACAGTAGTACATGTTAAGTATGTGATTTCTGATAAGGTCACGAATGATGCAAATATTTCACCTTGCAGTGTTTCACCACAAGGTCAGTGGTTGATACCTTGCATGAATTTCATACGGACATTTAATTAGATGTTACTGAAAGTTGATTGAGAATGTATTGGAAGCAATACACAAGCTGAACTATTTCAAAAGTGTCGAGAAAGCTTTGTTACACGCAGCATTTCACTGAAGGTAGCTGTGAGTAAGAAATACACGTGAGCTCAGTCCTTAATTCATGTCTCCTTGTCCGTCACAGATGGTGCCAAAGAGGCTGAATATGACAGTGTTTCCACCAGAAACCCAAATACCATTGATGAGGGCAGTCAGGAATTTCAGCAGCTCATTGAAGATAAGAGACCAGAGCAGCCTATTGAGGAGGACGAGGAGAGGGCTGTCAGtgttccacctgaacatgaagAGGCCAACTTCTCAGATAATGGAAAACCTGAAGAAGGGTATGATAGTGAAAGAGGATCACCCCTGGAAGATACTTCCTTTGGGTCAGTTGATTCAGGAGAGAGTGCCAGCGAACACATTGCTGAAGGTAACCATTTGGAATTGGCTTTTGTTATTTTGCTCTTGAAGATGTGCATGGTTTCATGGTTTAATGTATGTTTAGACAAATAGCAGGAGTTTTCACTGATGCTTTCAGTTTATGTTGCTGTCATCCTCATGGCTTTCCCTGATCGATGACAGTCCCTCTAGTGGCAGTACTGTATTGCTAACTTAGCGCAGTGGTTTTTCTACTATGGTTTTGCAATGTAGGAGAAAGGAAAGTGCTCTTGTGtcagagctctgtgctcaggtGTGTGGACTGTGTCTCAGGATGGTGGAGAAAGAGCAGAGTTCCCTGGAAGCACACCATCAGCCCAGATTTCTGCCTCTTTGCAGGGGTTGACAGCCTAAAGGTCACCTTTTATAGACAGGACTGCCCATAGAATTGTGTGCCCTCTCTTCTTGCTCTTTTTAGCCCAGGTCTCTGGGCCGTATTACTTTCCAGGAAAGATGGTGTGTAGCTTCCCCCTCAGGCAGCTCAgtaatttctctgtgtgttggAGTAGGAGAAATGTTTGGCTCCCTCTGGCTGAGGCCTTATCCCTCTGGAGCTAGGGTGCCATCTCATCATTATGCCAAGGAGGGATCCTGTTACTGTcatctttcccagctctgttttggCATGAAGCAATCTGACTGTGTTCTCAGTGCTACTCTCAGCTTTGCTGTTCTGCCTTCACTTCTGATTATGCTTAATAATTCTGTCTCCACTgagcatttagaaaaaaatcaggcacATTGTTGTTAGCTTTTGTACACTACTGAGGTGCTGTACCCTCTCTAAGGCCAAGTGCTTTTGAGCAGCTTTTAGGATCTGAAGGAAACTCTTAAGTTGAATGCCAAGAAAACTAAGGAATTTAAAATGCCTAGTGGATAACTTACTGTTTTAGCGGGCAGATGTTCAGCTGTATTTGAGACCATCTTCCATTCCTTCCTTAAAGGACATGTGGCTAAATGCTGCTTGGCAGGAATTCTTAGGAGGGCTGGTGGAAGTGTTGGGAAGGAACAAGGCGGGTGATGGTGGAATGGCTGGTCACAGCTGCTGTTCCGCAGTGTgacagcagcctgggcaggggctcGGCTCTGAGTCTGCTGGCCTACACGTgtggcagcagaagcagcaagagGAGAGGGCAGTATTCAGGCCAGGGTAGAGCCGGAGATGGTTTAAAGCTTTTGCCATACTTAGGGAGTACTTGGAGTACACACTTAAGAGTGTTTGACATGGTGTCATTCTtggggatgtcctgtgcagggccaggagttggacttgacAGTCctttgtggatcccttccaagtaaaaatattctgtggttttgtgaACAGTGCTGGGCACTAATCGGAGGGATTCGCGGTTAGGAATTGAAGAGCGTGCGCTGCTGTGATGCccggctggaggagctgggtgtGCTCTCTCTGAGGCAGGCCCGGCGCCGTGCCACCGCACAGCCGCGTCCCTTCCTGCGGCACCCCTCCTAAGGCCGCCTGTGGAATATGGGCGCCCTTCCCGGGGGCTTTCCGCCTCTTTCCTCAGTGCCCGGTCCCGGGGGCCGTCCCCGGCCgaggcggccccggcccgcgggcTCCTCCCGGGCTGACGCCGCCCCTCTCGCCCGCAGGTGCCGGAGCGGGCGCCCCCtggcgggcggcgcggggcgcggcgcgcGAGCTGCTGCGGCGGGTGAGTGGCGGCGGCGCGCGCCGCGTGACGCGCGCGGGGGCGGGGAGGCCACGAGGGGCGGCGCGCGGCGGGCGGGCccgcagggagggagggagggagggaaggagggaggagggcaggaggcagggaaggaggagggagggctgaCGTGTGCCTGGCGCTGCCGGGCCGCCATGGATCCCGCGGGCGGCAGCGGCTGGACGGTGGAGGAGCCCTCGCCGCGGCggaggctgctgcaggtgagggcagggaaaCGGCGGCGGtgggcgggcgggcgggcgggccggCGGCGGAGGGGCTCCGGCACAGGGCCCGGGCGGTGACACACCTCCCCCGAGCGAGGCGGGTCCTGAGGGGCTCACCCCGGCGTACCCCGCCGGGAGGGGCTGGCGCTCCACGCCCCCGGCCCGCAATGTGGGGCAATCCCGCGGGAGCGGAGGCGGCGCTGGCGGCGGGGATCGCTGCCGGCCTTCCCGGATGGCGGGCAGGGCTCGCTGCCCGGCcgggctctgcaggggcaggTGCGCGCCCTCCTGTCCGTCCCCCCCTCTGCCGGCTGTGGAGAAGGTAGGGAGAGGGAGGGTACGtaggaggaaaggaagggagaaggcAGCGGCTCCTGTATGGCTCGCAGTTTGTTCCCTGAGCGCCATGTCATGTCACTATCAGCCCCTTAGCCTGTACCAGGCATTCGCACCTTCCCCAGGTGCCCTCTGACCTCCGTAGAGGAGGAGACTCATGGCATATGACCCTCTGACAGGGGCAACAGCTGGGAGAAGATCCGAGCCATTTGCACTGCATTGGTACAGACATCCCGATGTAAAACCGGGGGGTTTTCCTATAGTTTTCCATCCTTATAGCTTTATTTAGAAACAGGTCAAATAACTACCAGTGCTATGTCACGCAGATTGTGCGCATCGGTGTGTACCCGTTTTGGTGTGGCTCTTCCTTGCCAGCAGACTGCCACTGTCAGGCGCCCTCCTGGTGCTCGGGAGTTGTGCACTGAAATGCGAGCAGCAGGCTGCTCTgtggttttcttcattttcGGTTTTCAGTTTGCAGAAAGACTGCACGAAACCTCTAGATGGTTCTCTGGTTTTATGGGAGGAATAGAGGCACCTGTGGGGCTGCTTGTTTTACCCCTCTGTGTGATGAAACACGCTCatggctgtcactgctgtcgGTTTGCAGTTGGTGGACACGCTGCCTGAGGAAATGCGTCCTGGGCCTGATTTCCATGGACTTCCATGGGAGCCTGTCATTATAACTGCCTTAGTGGGAATTGTCACTCTTGCTATATTTTTCTGGAGAACCTGCCTTTCAGTGAGTATACTTCACGCTTGCGAGCCTGCTGATGTTTCACTAACTGAGTGGTTCTTTGTATGGTTAAACTGTTCCAGCATTACTGGGGTCAAAGCAATATGTAggcttttgtgtttttaattctTCTGCTTAGAGCATTAGTGGGAGCTAAATGCTGGGCTGAATAGCTAAAGTAAGTTGCAGTGCTAAGAAGCATTTTCTGTAAGCTGGCAATTGAAGATTGCTTAGTAAGAGgtaattttgaaagcaaaataaaggaGTATGATGTAAGTAAAGAAGGCCTAGGAAAGGGTCAGCATATCTTTGAAATGAGAGGCCTTCCATGTGCTTGAGCCTGTTGCTGGCTATATCCAAAAGAGTTAATCCTCCCCACTTCATGTTGTGCAGCTGCTTGCAGGTACTGCTTTTAGAAACCTAAAAACATGATATTAATTCTCATTGGAGATCCTCTTCCATTTTTCCTTATTCCTACATGGATAATTTTCTGTGCAAGAAGAAGTCTGTCACCAGCTCTCAACTACAGCAGTGCTTTTCCTTGGGAGCTGAGGGATGAGAATGAAATCGGCaaattttttttacagctgtCCAGTTTAGTCATGATATGCTCTGGAAATTTGTGGAATACTTCATAGTTGCCTgacaaaaataaactaaaactACATGTTTTCTGTAACAATATTgataggttttt encodes the following:
- the MIA3 gene encoding transport and Golgi organization protein 1 homolog isoform X2 — translated: MAAAAPPDPRLLLALLLLLPPPGPRCAAAGPDLGRRFAERKRCADLECSMLMCRGKAMRDFKGPDCRFVNFKKGEAVFVYYKLIGESTELWAGSVGSDFGYFPKDLLEINHNYSNEELELPTDETDFVCFDGGRDDFDNYNVDELLKSLQETTANEGETESSDPETKPAEGIEKENEAEQTDRGKSLGALETDSLERSAEEEKENLALTDKVGNSLTEGTENTGGDSSVNSHKENSQGDQIAHEHLKGMLHGKLKGLESENTKNTSIPQGETSQLDQENEEVNAYTLLNRELSVNLKTKFGSTADAVVSDDEVTRLVTSLEDDLNEDLSINPHNEEEEPEFADQSAEIPLLSFTAEDEITSPVDLEDDGNYDVESQNHEPDEDAKGATKLNNQRDNGEEPDSDASVLKDAFSKSKKSGDSESADRSESKQIKEKQDEVVLINKREAPATTQPEDLSKEPLGEEPVGVGDLGSKEKANKTDQLEEQLTDGTESHSAALKGTAVPDPHALPSPGSALESKSFLKKKEDASEPSDDDINKSPDRVPLAPVEKSEKQFEGGTLEESLESDLKHKRSWEKTMEKGEAENKLPVDVPAKAMEEVKNASQGDLGDTDLLRQKVEHGVPAVEEELLRHEEDFKKAGKIDHENKNPASSNKELEIKKRHMKETPVGGEDPSYSGTVEQPRPWENETEYSEADVNENLSRNLGKMPLFKESTEKSSPEEEVKSTTQNSNTENLTRQGTAHPEDAGSDRNLGKDLAKETTQRAELQSEEPDAGDDPDLRQADDELLEDENAASAKLSQARAATVQDSTLSGENTNPELEGLSEAVSGTPNPTSKTEEETNLFLKEDKTNSMQNASETGNKEVDASVRKDAKLDDMQHVMEADEESSDPEGPSVLEENNFTSPHTEDSNDFDQRKDHLPEGVSQQDSKEVQNSEQMRNYHQHTVPAPSPADSSEAPRDTVTDFSESVKRLSIMRAFLDEKRVMRLQKYLGLQDVVRIEAMFHDMEVEMELARKASQNNEDLEKALDEILEFSESSIMDVVGKVLDSRVAENKEEVVKEMDLYDEESALMDDIQELIYSLRSKHSSAGESVPLASPPEQEDYQLHIQDGAKEAEYDSVSTRNPNTIDEGSQEFQQLIEDKRPEQPIEEDEERAVSVPPEHEEANFSDNGKPEEGYDSERGSPLEDTSFGSVDSGESASEHIAEGAGAGAPWRAARGAARELLRRLVDTLPEEMRPGPDFHGLPWEPVIITALVGIVTLAIFFWRTCLSVKSRIYQVTEKQLAEKIKNLLKEKTEILEKLSEYDQKIKEAKESVKVAQEQKDILSDETAGLKDTVKELEEANQQLDNKVKNLHTMLETERKKNEKKQNKLSETQKSLEKLQEAITMHSAELSEVQIALNEAKLSEEKVKSELHHVQEENARLKKSKEQLLKEAEGWSERHSELREQIQLYQKSQKDIEETLAYKENEIEVLTNCIMQLKQLDMDSEAKKDDRGHEWSPGDDLANGELPDTESEKMKTQIKQMMDVSRVKTMLSIVEEDRNLLQSKLNDEVTARHELEEKIKALEHDSSSLQSAKTQLENECKTLQQKVEILGELYQQKEMALQKKLTQEEYERQEKEQKLCAADEKAVLAIEEVKVYKQRIQDMEEELQKTERSYKNQIAVHEKKAHDNWLIARSAERALAEEKREAANLRQKLIEVNQKIIMLQRPVIVKPTPGRPDRQIPPRRGPLSRDGSSGPSPVSGGNPSPTQMIDVPARPLSAPRREGTRGEFGTMVDGPPAPRRPPELPGRMSVPDIGPAVASLISSEPRTSSPSTAMDGVQPSPKESEVPSVTADSPPSMEPAAVSIPRLDMVMLL
- the MIA3 gene encoding transport and Golgi organization protein 1 homolog isoform X1; protein product: MAAAAPPDPRLLLALLLLLPPPGPRCAAAGPDLGRRFAERKRCADLECSMLMCRGKAMRDFKGPDCRFVNFKKGEAVFVYYKLIGESTELWAGSVGSDFGYFPKDLLEINHNYSNEELELPTDETDFVCFDGGRDDFDNYNVDELLKSLQETTANEGETESSDPETKPAEGIEKENEAEQTDRGKSLGALETDSLERSAEEEKENLALTDKVGNSLTEGTENTGGDSSVNSHKENSQGDQIAHEHLKGMLHGKLKGLESENTKNTSIPQGETSQLDQENEEVNAYTLLNRELSVNLKTKFGSTADAVVSDDEVTRLVTSLEDDLNEDLSINPHNEEEEPEFADQSAEIPLLSFTAEDEITSPVDLEDDGNYDVESQNHEPDEDAKGATKLNNQRDNGEEPDSDASVLKDAFSKSKKSGDSESADRSESKQIKEKQDEVVLINKREAPATTQPEDLSKEPLGEEPVGVGDLGSKEKANKTDQLEEQLTDGTESHSAALKGTAVPDPHALPSPGSALESKSFLKKKEDASEPSDDDINKSPDRVPLAPVEKSEKQFEGGTLEESLESDLKHKRSWEKTMEKGEAENKLPVDVPAKAMEEVKNASQGDLGDTDLLRQKVEHGVPAVEEELLRHEEDFKKAGKIDHENKNPASSNKELEIKKRHMKETPVGGEDPSYSGTVEQPRPWENETEYSEADVNENLSRNLGKMPLFKESTEKSSPEEEVKSTTQNSNTENLTRQGTAHPEDAGSDRNLGKDLAKETTQRAELQSEEPDAGDDPDLRQADDELLEDENAASAKLSQARAATVQDSTLSGENTNPELEGLSEAVSGTPNPTSKTEEETNLFLKEDKTNSMQNASETGNKEVDASVRKDAKLDDMQHVMEADEESSDPEGPSVLEENNFTSPHTEDSNDFDQRKDHLPEGVSQQDSKEVQNSEQMRNYHQHTVPAPSPADSSEAPRDTVTDFSESVKRLSIMRAFLDEKRVMRLQKYLGLQDVVRIEAMFHDMEVEMELARKASQNNEDLEKALDEILEFSESSIMDVVGKVLDSRVAENKEEVVKEMDLYDEESALMDDIQELIYSLRSKHSSAGESVPLASPPEQEDYQLHIQDGAKEAEYDSVSTRNPNTIDEGSQEFQQLIEDKRPEQPIEEDEERAVSVPPEHEEANFSDNGKPEEGYDSERGSPLEDTSFGSVDSGESASEHIAEGAGAGAPWRAARGAARELLRRLVDTLPEEMRPGPDFHGLPWEPVIITALVGIVTLAIFFWRTCLSVKSRIYQVTEKQLAEKIKNLLKEKTEILEKLSEYDQKIKEAKESVKVAQEQKDILSDETAGLKDTVKELEEANQQLDNKVKNLHTMLETERKKNEKKQNKLSETQKSLEKLQEAITMHSAELSEVQIALNEAKLSEEKVKSELHHVQEENARLKKSKEQLLKEAEGWSERHSELREQIQLYQKSQKDIEETLAYKENEIEVLTNCIMQLKQLDMDSEAKKDDRGHEWSPGDDLANGELPDTESEKMKTQIKQMMDVSRVKTMLSIVEEDRNLLQSKLNDEVTARHELEEKIKALEHDSSSLQSAKTQLENECKTLQQKVEILGELYQQKEMALQKKLTQEEYERQEKEQKLCAADEKAVLAIEEVKVYKQRIQDMEEELQKTERSYKNQIAVHEKKAHDNWLIARSAERALAEEKREAANLRQKLIEVNQKIIMLQRPVIVKPTPGRPDRQIPPRRGPLSRDGSSGPSPVSGGNPSPTQMIDVPARPLSAPRREGTRGEFGTMVDGPPAPRRPPELPGRMSVPDIGPAVASLISSEPRTSSPSTAMDGVGNAGAKGPSPFPGTPLMSSPVLGPPPPVRYGPPGPPPPPLRGHFGPRPLPGPQGCGPPLPPPAGRDFLPGPRFGMRDLPPVPLPPPPDPRGYARGHPPFRPPGPPGPRDYPPGPRLPPQAPRDYAPSPNRDLPPPAPRD